A DNA window from Calliphora vicina chromosome 1, idCalVici1.1, whole genome shotgun sequence contains the following coding sequences:
- the LOC135964261 gene encoding fatty-acid amide hydrolase 2-A has protein sequence MSLLLRVLGSILNVIAIIINSIANLLVPRSKPTYPAIKNPLLKKPITVLRDEMIQKKLTSQELVEVYIGRIKEVNACLNAVVQDRFEEAIKEAQHADSLMSKADSDIKLLLLFQRYPLLGIPFTVKESCGLKGLSFSVGSFKRQNEVCPEDSEVVGLLRAAGGIPLLVSANPEFCLSFEADTHVNGKCLNPYDLRRTSGGSSSGEGSLHGAGASVFGVASDVSGSIRLPALYCGVFGHKPTGGLTSVQGHFPYSNTDEDFANFLQLGPITRFGQDLALLLQVMAGKNAEKLKFEEGVKLDDIKIYYTYSMGNFLHIPVDYEIKLAIKRAVKCFEKGGLYTEEVNIAGFQSAVEMSLSHLVSLKGLPSVLTHSAVERPTRKEIIKELLKSLTGNSKITAMPIIVELMIEMNAFLTDAHNKQLKVELQELKKDLIQLLGSNGVLFIPTYHKSAGFFNGCSVVNISGVVLMLMFNVLGFPATHVPMGLDRSGRPIGFQVVAAPYMDKLCLQIAAELEGAFGGWIEPH, from the exons ATGAGTCTGCTTTTAAGAGTGTTGGGTAGCATTTTAAATGTCATTGCCATTATAATAAATTCTATAGCCAATTTACTAGTGCCACGAAGTAAACCCACCTATCCCGCCATTAAAAATCCCCTATTAAAGAAACCAATAACTGTCTTAAGGGATGAAATGATACAGAAAAAG TTGACTTCCCAAGAACTGGTGGAGGTGTATATAGGGCGCATTAAAGAAGTCAATGCCTGCCTCAATGCTGTGGTGCAAGATCGTTTTGAGGAGGCCATTAAAGAGGCCCAACATGCCGACTCTTTGATGAGTAAAGCTGATAGTGATATAAAATTATTGCTGCTGTTTCAACGTTATCCCCTGTTGGGAATACCTTTTACGGTTAAGGAGTCTTGCGGTCTCAAAG GTCTCTCCTTTTCGGTGGGTAGTTTTAAACGCCAAAACGAAGTCTGTCCCGAAGATAGTGAGGTGGTGGGTTTGTTAAGAGCAGCCGGCGGTATACCTCTGTTGGTATCAGCAAATCCCGAATTTTGTCTCTCATTTGAGGCTGACACCCATGTCAATGGCAAATGTCTGAATCCCTATGACTTAAGGCGTACTTCGGGAGGTTCTTCAAGTGGTGAG GGCTCTTTACATGGTGCTGGAGCATCAGTCTTTGGTGTGGCCTCTGATGTTAGTGGTTCCATACGTTTGCCTGCCTTATATTGTGGTGTGTTTGGTCATAAGCCTACGGGCGGTTTGACATCCGTACAAGGACATTTTCCCTATAGTAATACAGACGAAGACTTTGCCAACTTTTTACAATTGGGTCCTATAACCAGATTTGGCCAGGATTTAGCTTTATTATTGCAAGTAATGGCGGGAAAAAATGCAGAGAAACTGAAATTTGAGGAGGGTGTTAAATTGGATGATATAAAG atttactACACATATTCCATGGGAAATTTCCTGCACATTCCAGTAGATTATGAAATTAAACTGGCCATTAAAAGGGCtgtaaaatgttttgaaaagggAGGCTTGTACACCGAAGAG GTAAACATAGCCGGCTTCCAAAGTGCAGTTGAAATGTCTCTGTCACATCTGGTCAGTCTTAAAGGTCTCCCAAGTGTGCTGACACATTCGGCTGTAGAACGTCCCACACGCAAAGAAATAATTAAGGAGTTATTGAAAAGCTTAACGGGCAATTCAAAAATTACCGCTATGCCTATAATTGTGGAGTTAATGATCGAAATGAATGCCTTCCTAACAGACGCacataataaacaattaaaagttGAATTGCAAGAACTTAAAAAGGATTTAATA CAACTCTTGGGCTCTAATGGCGTATTATTTATACCCACCTACCACAAATCGGCTGGATTTTTCAATGGCTGTTCCGTTGTGAACATCAGTGGTGTGGTGCTCATGCTTATGTTCAATGTCTTGGGTTTTCCCGCCACTCATGTGCCCATGGGTTTAGATCGCAGTGGCAGGCCTATAGGTTTTCAAGTGGTGGCTGCTCCGTACATGGATAAATTGTGCTTACAAATTGCTGCTGAATTAGAAGGTGCCTTTGGTGGTTGGATTGAACCTCATTAA
- the LOC135964262 gene encoding fatty-acid amide hydrolase 2-B-like, giving the protein MELFLRFIQFMVKIFYFVIHALLKLALPRKKEQTIPPIRNKLLTLSLVELVQRMRLHQLKSKELVQAYIDRIREVNPHINAIIEERFEEALKDAERADDMLNKCPLDQTQSLFTRYPILGIPFTVKESCGLKGMAHVVGSLERVGQKAQYDCVPVENFRSAGGIPLLVSATPEYCFSIETNSFTNDRCLNPYDFRRTCGGSSGGEGALHGSGASIFGIGSDIAGSIRIPCLFNGVFGHKPTGGLISNLGHFPNSDDPKCLEYLQMGPITRFGRDLGMLLQVMIGRKADKLELLTPVDTKEIKVFYSFGFDGLNGLLHQPVDFDIQLSIMKAVKYFEKKGCSNERARIKHFRNSTEMGLTGIARLSNFPYLMRADNKPPQVKENIKELIKGTFGYSKYTKEALIFELMRSTNVFMPRDNMEKYEAEVKLLKQEIIDLLGWHGVLFFPTFHIPAIHHNSSVFPLWGIDYCLIFNILGLPCTHIPMGLDSNGLPIGFQVVAAPMRDKLCLQVAGELEQGFGGWVPPTKHDFK; this is encoded by the exons atggaattgtttttaagatttatacaatttatggtgaaaatattttattttgtgataCATGCCCTATTAAAACTAGCATTGCCCAGGAAAAAGGAACAGACTATACCACCGATTAGGAATAAGTTATTAACATTATCACTAGTGGAATTAGTACAACGTATGAGACTGCATCAA CTGAAATCAAAGGAATTGGTACAAGCTTACATAGATCGCATACGAGAAGTAAATCCACATATAAATGCCATAATAGAAGAACGATTTGAAGAAGCTCTAAAAGATGCCGAAAGAGCTGATGATATGCTTAACAAATGTCCATTGGATCAGACACAGTCACTCTTTACACGCTATCCCATTTTGGGTATACCATTTACCGTTAAAGAGTCATGTGGTCTGAAAG GCATGGCACATGTTGTTGGCAGTTTAGAACGGGTGGGCCAGAAAGCTCAATATGACTGTGTTCCGGTGGAGAATTTTCGTTCTGCTGGTGGCATACCTTTATTGGTCTCTGCCACTCCGGAATATTGTTTTAGCATAGAAACAAATTCATTTACAAATGATCGTTGCTTAAATCCTTATGATTTTAGGCGCACATGTGGTGGTTCCTCTGGAGGAGAg GGTGCTTTGCATGGCAGTGGTGCGTCTATATTTGGCATTGGTTCGGATATTGCTGGTTCCATACGTATACCTTGTCTATTTAATGGTGTGTTTGGTCACAAACCTACTGGCGGTTTAATATCAAACCTGGGTCATTTCCCCAACTCAGATGATCCCAAATGTTTGGAATATTTGCAAATGGGTCCTATTACCAGATTTGGCAGAGATTTGGGTATGTTGTTGCAAGTTATGATTGGCAGAAAGGCCGATAAATTGGAGTTATTAACCCCCGTAGAtacaaaagaaattaaa GTCTTCTACTCCTTTGGTTTTGATGGTCTTAATGGTTTGCTACATCAACCAGTAGACTTCGACATACAACTTTCCATTATGAAGGCTgtgaaatattttgagaaaaaggGTTGCTCTAACGAACGTGCTCGAATAAAACATTTTCGTAATTCCACCGAAATGGGCTTGACCGGCATAGCTCGTCTCAGTAATTTTCCTTACCTAATGAGAGCGGACAATAAACCTCCTCaagttaaagaaaatattaaagaattaattaaaGGTACATTTGGTTATTCCAAGTACACCAAAGAGGctttaatatttgaattgatGAGATCGACAAATGTGTTTATGCCCCGTGATAACATGGAGAAATATGAAGCGGaagtaaaacttttaaaacaagAAATTATT GATCTTTTGGGTTGGCATGGTGTACTCTTCTTTCCCACCTTCCATATTCCGGCCATTCACCACAACAGCTCAGTTTTTCCTTTATGGGGCATTgattattgtttaatatttaatattttaggcTTGCCCTGCACTCACATACCCATGGGTTTGGATAGCAATGGTTTGCCCATAGGCTTCCAAGTGGTTGCAGCACCAATGCGTGATAAATTGTGTCTTCAAGTTGCTGGAGAACTTGAGCAAGGCTTTGGTGGTTGGGTGCCACCCACCAAAcatgattttaaataa